TGTGGCCTGTCCCTCTTGGCTGTCTGTGGCCTGTCCCTCTAGGCTGTCTGTGGCCTGTCCCTCTTGGCTGTCTGTGGCCTGTCCCTCTAGGCTGTCTGTGGCCTGTCCCTCTTGGCTGTCTGTGGCCTGTCCCTCTAGGCTGTCTGTGGCCTGTCCCTCTTGGCTGTCTGTGGCCTGTCCCTCTAGGCTGTCTGTGGCCTGTCCCTCTTGGCTGTCTGTGGCCTGTCCCTCTAGGCTGTCTGTGGCCTGTCCCTCTAGACTATttgttgatgactgattttatGATGTTCTCTATTCTTTTTATATAATAAAAGTCACTTGACATGCATGCATGAATTGTACACATAAACAGCACTATTCATTGCACAGCTTCATATAAAACACAAATTGCAAAGATTAACTACCATTTTAATGACGTTGATAAAATGAGTAAAATGTTTCCATGTGACAAAAATCATATTGAACCTAAAAGACAATAGACTGTACAAGATTGTCTATAGAAAGTTTACCAATAATGTTTTGAAtatctgaatggcacatataaaTATTTTACACTTGATACATATTTGCTACATAGCTTACACTGTAACTATAAGACAAAATGTCATCCACTGATGaggtgctattttttttttttacataatgcccaattgtaaagaaaaaaattataattctTGTTTATGAAATTAAATTAAAGTAGGCATTGATATAcaacaccagtcaaaagtttgaacacgcctactcattcaagggttatttatttgtactgttttctacattgtagaataatagtgaagacatcaaaactattcaataacacatatggaatcatgtagtaaccaaaaaaaatttcaacaaatctaaatatattttatatttgaaattctacAAAgaagcaaccctttgccttgatgacagctttgcacactcttggcattctctcgaccagcttcatgaggtagtcacctggaatgcatttcaattaacaggtgtgccttgttaaaagtacatttttgcttttgagccaatcagttgtgttgtggcaagtattgttggtatacagaagatagccctatttggtaaaagtccatattacagcaagaacagctcaaataagcaaagagaaatgacagtccatcattactttaagacatgaagatcagtcaatatggagcatttcaagaacatttaaagtttcttcaagtgcagtcgcaaaaaccatcaaacgctatgatgaaaatggcactcatgaggaccgccacaggaaaagaagacccagcgttatctctgctgcagaggtaccCTATACAAAATAGAACCTGATTGTTTTCCCCACACTAAAACAGTTAGTCTTTTTTAaacatgaaaaatatatatttttataattatatgcagtggggagaacaagtatttgatacactgccgattttgcaggttttcctacttacaaagcatgtagaggtctgtcatttttttttatcataggaacacttcaactgtgagagacggaatctaaaacaaaaatccagaaaatcacattgtatgatttttaagtaattaattttgattttattgcatgacataggtatttgatcacctaccaaccagttagtttttctttaagaagccctcctgttctccactcattacctgtattaactgcacccgtttgaactcgttacctgtataaaagacacctgtccacacactcaatcaaacagactccaacctctccacaatggccaagaccagagagctgtgtaaggacatcagggatagaattgtagacctgcacaaggctgggatgggctataggacaataggcaagcagcttggtgagaaggcaacaactgttggcgcaattattagaaaatggaagaagttcaagatgacggtcaatcaccctcggtctggggctccatgcaagatctcacctcgtggggcatcaatgatcatgaggaaggtgagggatcagcccagaactacaaggcaggacctggtcaatgacctgaagagagctgggaccacagtctcaaagaaaaccattagtaacacactatgccgtcatggattaaaatcctgcagcacgcaaggtccccctgctcaagccagagtatgtccaggcccgtctgaagtttgccaatgaccatctggatgatccagaggaggaatgggagaaggtcatgtggtctgatgagacaaaaatagagctttttggtctaaactccactcaccgtgtttggaggaagaaggatgagtacaaccccaagaacaccaggcttccgggttaagtggaaattgtgtcaagaagcagtgtggcttggttgggttgtgtttcgggggacgcacggctctcggcCTTCGCCTCAcctgagtccgtatgggagttacAGCGATGCGACAAGACTAAATACCAATtagataccacaaaattgggtagaaaaaaaggggtaaaaggaCATTAGACgagtggaaatatgtcctttggtctgatgagtccaaatatgagatttttggttctaacagccatgtctttgtgagacgcagagtaggtgaacggatgatctctgtatgtgtggttcccaccatgaagcatggaggaggtggtgtgatggtgctttgctggtgacactgttggtgattcatttataattcaaggcacacgtaaccagcatggctaccacagcagcattctgcagcgatacaccatcccatctggtttgtgcttagtgggactatcatttgtttttcaacaggacaatgacccaacacacctccagactgtgtaagggctaattcaccaagaaggagagtgatggagtgctgcatcagatgacctggtttccacaatcccccgacctcaacccaattgagatggtttgggatgagttgtactgcagagtgaaggaaaagcagccaacacgttctcagcgtatgtgggaactccttcaagagtgttggaaaaccattccaggggaagctggttgagagactgccaagagtgtgcaaagctgtcatcaaggcaaagggtggctacttttaagaatctaaaatctaaaatatattttgacttgtttaacactcttttggttactagatgattccatatgtgttatttatagttttgatgtcttcactattattctaaaatgtagaaaatagtaaacatgaagaaaaacccttgaatgagtaggtgtgtccaaacttttgaatttttatatactgtgtgtgtgtgtgtgtgtgtgtgtgtgtgtgtgtgtgtgtatatatatatatatttctgattttctctatttttgtatattttcaATAGTGAATCAGATTTCAAAACCTAATAGGGAACCTGAGTTTATAAATACGGATATGGACACTTATTTGAtctatttaacaaagtattgcaACACtcaattttagatttttttattgaacTACGTAAGTCAGTTAAAataacaatttcttatttacaatgacggtgacactggggaacagtgggttaactgccttgttcaggggcagaacgacagatttttaccttgtcagcacggggattcgatccagaaacctttcagttactggcccaatgctctaaccagcAGGTTACCTTCCGCACCAAATTCACCTGTGTGAAAAATGAATTGCCCCTTTACACTTAATAACTGGTTGTGcgacctttagctgcaatgactgccaccaaatgcttcctgtagttgttgatcaatCTCTCatatcgctgtggaggaattttggccaaCTCtagcatgcagaactgctttaactcagcaacaTTGACGgtttttcaagcatgaactgctcgtttcaagtccagCGACAACATCTCATTTGGGAtttgtctggactttgactaggctattcaaaaacttcaaatttgttgcATTTAAACCATTTTCATGTACACTTGATTGTGTTTGGTTTTCGCCGGATATAATGAAACCCATTTCTTCCAAAAATATTCAAATTTGCCAAAAAGaccctggatgatcatcaagactcttggaagaatgttctatggacagatgagtcaaagtATAATTTTGTGAACGACATGGGTACCATTACGCCTGgcaaaaaccaaacactgcattccacagtaagaaccttataCCAACAGCCAAGCATGGTGGTAGCGTGATAGtttgggatgctttgctgccaCATGGCCTGGATTGACGGTAAGGCAAGTACCTTAATATAAGGAACCAtcaattctgctctgtatcagagaattctacaggtgAATGTCAGGCCAtttgtctgtgagctgaagcatAGCtgagtcatgcagcaagacaataatccaaaacacacaatcaagtctacatgaaaatggcaaAAAAGTTttgaaatggcctagtcaaagtccagacctattCCCAAATGAGATGTTGtcgcaggacttgaaacgagcagttcatgcttgaaaacccagaaatgtcgttgagttaaagcagttctgcatggaagagtgggccaaaattcctccacagagACGTGACAGACTGATCAACTactacaggaagcgtttggttggagtcattgcagctaaaggtggcacaaccagtgtAAAGgggaaattactttttcacacaggggcatgggtgttgcataactttgtttatgaaataaatgaaataactaagtcattgttgtgttgtttgttcactcaggtttccTTTATCTAATAtgaggttttggttgaagatctgataacattcagtatcaaaaatatgcaaaagtagagaaaattagaaagggggggtgggggggggggaactttTTCACAGAACTGTGTAtatgcattcggaaggtattcaaaccccttgactttttccacattttgttatgttacagccttattctaaaatggattaaataaattgttttcctcatcaatatacacacaataaaccataatgacaaagcaaaaacagctttttatacattttagcaaatgtattaaacacaaaacacagaaataccttatttacataagtattcagatcctttgatatgagactctaaattgagctcaggtgcatcctgtttccattgatcatccttgagatgtttctacaacttgatttgagtccagctgtggtaaattaaattgattggacatgatttggaaaggcaatcctgtctatataaggtcccacagttgacagtgcatgtcagagcaaaaaccaagccatgaggtcgaaaggaattgtccgtagagctccaagacaggattgtgtcaaggtacagatctggggaagggtaccaaaaaatgtctgcatcattaaagatccccaagaacacagtggcctccatcattcttaaatggaagaagtttggaaccaccaagattatTCCTAGAgatggccacccggccaaactgagcaaacgggggagaagggccttggtcagggaggtgaccatgaacctgatggtcactctgacaaagctccagagttcctctgtggagatgggataaccttccaaaaggacaaccatctctgcagcattccaccaatcaggcctttatggtagtggccagacagaaaccactcctaagtaaaaggcacatgacagccagcttggagttttccaacAGGCACTtacaggactctcagaccatgagaaacaagattctcttgtctgatgaaaccaagattgaactctttagcttGAATCCTAAGTGTCACGTttggaggaatcctggcaccatccctactgtgaagcacggtggtggcagcaccatgctgtgggaatgtttttcagcagcagggacaggaagactagtcaggatcgagggaaagatgaacagagcaaagtacagagagatacttgatgaaaacctgctccagagagctgaggacctcagactgggggcgaaggttcagcGTCCAACAGGGCAagaaacctaagcacacagccagccagagcccagacttgaacccgtttgaacatctctggagagacctgaaaatagctgtgcagcaacgctctccattaaacctgacagagtttgagaggatctgcagagacgaatgggagaaactccccaaatacaggtgtgccaagcttgtagcgtcacacccaagaacactcaaggctgtaatcgctgccaaaggtgcttcaacaaagtactgagtaaagggtctgaaaatgtatgtaaatgtgatataaaaaataaataaaagtatacatgtgcaaaaatttctaaacctgtttttgctttttcattatggggtattgtgcgtagattgaggggaaaaacgaaaaagtcaaggggtctgaatactttcagaatgcactgtgtataaatatatatatatattgagtcTAGACAATTACTTAGGATTTAAATTTGTAGGTCAATTGAACAGGGTATTTCCATGATTCTAGATTCCCCCCAAAAGGCTGAAAGTAATAGATGAACTTTAACACTACTTTGATCAACATACTTGGAATAAGTGCATGAATTCTGAATCTGGCAGTCCATTAGCTTTGACACAACAAATACTGGGGTAAAACACAGAACAACTGAACAATCAGTTTGAGGACACTTTTCACAGACAATGCAGCAATCATACTGTATTTTGGTTTTTGGGAAGCTTTCCATTTCTCTTCTCAAAGCTTAAAAAGGGTTCCATTACATGAGCATATTCCACAGTTTCCTATAGTGGTCAGAGTTATACCCTATACACACCCAAAGAACAAGAGACAAAAAGAAAGATGGCCACCTGAGAATTCAAAAGTTGAACAAGTCCTTTTGTGATTGGGTGCACCTGCGGTTTGGATCAGCCCAACAGTACCACTGACCATGACGCCCACATGTCAGTGACCTGTAAAACCCAAGTAATAACGAGAAGAACACAGAATTATTGTATGCGTTGCTGTAATCCTGAATATTTCAGTATCTAGGTTCTTTTTTAGGATAGTGACAATATGATCGGCCTTAGGAATTATAACGTTCTTTACACGATTTCATACCATTTCCTATTACCCATAAATCATTTCCCATTCACGTACAAAAGACTGCAATGCTTTGCAGGTCCTTTTCCTTGAACAAAACCTTTTTTAGAAACAAAATACATGCAATCTTTGTTGACTCAATCCCGCTGTGTCTCTGTTGGTTGACCTCCTTCTGACCTTCTCAGGATGTGAAGGCACATTTGGATTCTGATTCAATCCAACAGCAATCCATAAAATCTGTGAACATTTTACATTGAACCGTATTCCTTTTGGTGCTTACTGAGGCTGTGCATCTGACAAAAATGTGGAGCTAATAGACATAATCCTCTTGGACCCTTCCACAGACACTGCACATGAAGGCCAGAGAGGTGTTGCAGGAAATGCTGCTATTTTCCTACAGAGTAAAGACTCTCAAATGAGACAGAGCTAACTCTATACATTCACTCATTTCAGTCACTGTGAGTTTGTGCAGATTGAACCAGACTAGAGAAACAAATGTTGCCATCTCTCTGCAGTGGTTCTGCAGTGGGGTTCTGTGTGAAATATTGCTCCATTTGGACTCACATTAGTTCATGTGGGATTCCTGAAGGCATTTCCATGTCCCTTATTCTGTACCTCATGGAGGGTGCTATCTATCCTGACTGTGTCCATGTTCCCCAGGGCcttggttcagtacagtatagtatttaGCAGTAAGAGGGTTTGTGTGCAGCACCCCAGCTCAGACTGTTTGGCTGGGTCTTTAGGAGGAAAGCAGGACTGGGCAtgtggaggggaggtggtgggagcTGACCCAACACTGCAGACATGAGGGCCTGTCGGTACAGTGGCAGCTAACATTGGTAGTGGATATGCTGGTGTTGGTGCACTTTTCCatccatgtgtgagtgtgtgtgtgtgtggatgtctgtGTAGATCTTTGGGTAGACTTTAGGGACCACCAGACCGCTGCCTCCCTGGGCCAGGaggagctgctgctgctgggtcATGTAGTAGCTCAGGCAGTCTTTGTCCCCGCTGGGGGGGCAGGCTGGTACCCGTGGGGGCGGGCGCTGTAAGGCGGTCAGGGCCTGGGCGGTGACCACACCTCCAGAGGAGCAGTGGCGTTTGGATTGACAGaaccacagcaggacagtacccAGGATGAACACCAACCCTGCTGGGAGGCCGATGATCACAGGCCAGGGCAGGCTGTGAGAGGTAGCCGTGGGGATGGGAGTGTGTTGAGGCTTTGGGtctggaggggagagaagaggaaatatGGGAAGTTATGAGCAGCTTGGTCAAAAGTCACTATTAAAACCTGatggtgaatacatacagtagtaaGTATAACCATTATTAAAACAACTTCAGTTTAACAGTTTTGGATGATGGGTGCATCACATGTTGTTTAGTGGTAAATGTGACAGGATGTTACATGGTTGTAAAAGGGTGTTATGGGTAAACAGGGTGTAACAGGGAGTTATGGTTAAACAGGGTGTCATAATATGGTGGTCACATGGTGTTATGGTTAAACAGGGTGTCATAATATGGTGGTAACAGGGAGTTATGGTTAAACAGGGTGTCATAATATGGTGGTAACAGGGTGTTATGGTTAAACAGGGTGTCATAATATGGAGGTAACATGGTGTTATGGTTAAACAGGGTGTCATAATATGGAGGTAACATGGTGTTATGGTTAAACAGGGTGTTATAATATGGTGGTAACAGGGTGTTATAATATGGTGGTAACAGGGTGTTATGGTTAAACAGGGTGTTATAATATGGTTGTAACAGGGAGTTATGGTTAAACAGTGTGTCATAATATGGTGGTCACATGGTGTTATGGTTAAACAGGGTGTTATAATATGGTGGTAACAGGGTGTTATGGTTAAACAGGGTGTTATAATATGGTGGTAACAGGGTGTTATGGTTAAACAGGGTGTTATAATATGGTAGTAACAGGGAGTTATGGTTAAACATGATGTtataatatggtggtaatagGGTGTTATGGTTAAACAGGGTGTCATAATATGGTGGTAACAGGGTGTTATGGTTAAACAGGGTGTTATAATATGGTGGTAACAGGGTGTTATGGGTAAACAGGGTGTAACAGGGTGTTATGGTTAAACATGGTGTTATAATATGGTGGTAACATGGTGTTATGGTTAAACATGGTGTTATAATATGGTGGTAACATGGTGTTATGGTTAAACAGGGTGTCATAATATGGTGGTAACAGGATGTTACAGGTAAACAGGGTGTAACGGGGTGTTATGGTTAAACAGTGTGTTATAATATGGTGGTAACAGGGTGTTATGGTTAAACATGGTGCTATAATATGGTGGTAACAGGGTGTTATGGTTAAACATGGTGCTATAATATGGTGGTAACATGGTGTTATGGTTAAACATGGTGTTATGGTTAAACATGGTGTTATGGTTAAACAGGGTGTTGTAATATGGTGGTAACATGGTGTTATGGTTAAACATGGTGTTATGGTTAAACAGGGTGTTATGGTTAAACATGGTGTTATGGTTAAACAGGGTGTTGTAATATGGTGGTAACATGGTGTTATGGTTAAACATGGTGTTATGGTTAAACATGGTGTTATGGTTAAACAGGGTGCTATAATATGGTGGTAACATGGTGTTATGGTTAAACAGGGTGTTATAATATGGTTGTAACTGGATGTTATGGTTAAGCACGGTGTTATGTAGTTGTAACAGGGTGTTCCACTCACCAGGCAGGACAGTGAGGTAAGCACTGCGGAAGCTGTAACCCATGGTGTTGGCACCCAGACAGATGTACATCCCAGCGTCCTCCTCCTTGGCCCGGGTGATGAGCAGCTTGTTGAGGTAGGAGCCATCTGGCCTGGACCACACCTCTCCTGTGGGCAGCACCACGAAGCCATGGTCGCCCACCTCGATGGTGGAGTTGTACTTGTTCTCGTCCCCCGGCTCCACCCTCTTCAGCCACTGAATCACCGGCTTGACGTCACTGCGAACCTTACACTGGAATGAGGTGGTACCGCCGTAGTCCACCGTGGTGTTCACCGGATGGGTGCCGGTCAGGATAGGCTTGGAATTTGTCCGCTCTATAACGGGAAAAATATGTATAGAGCGTATTCAGACAATTCAACTGAACAGAAAAGTTATTGCCATGTTCAGCGCTTTCCTCTCGTTCTCTGTGCTGCGGCTAGAATAGGCTGAGGTTGAGGGAGAAAATGCCACATTTGACACAAGCAAGCACAAGTTTTATTCACTTCCTCCTCTCCGCTTCTGGGTTTGGTAGAAACATGTGTTTTTGTAGTCAGCACACAGATGGGATATAATGCTAAGCAGATGgtcaaggggagagagagagggaggctgaggcTCACCATACCACATCAGCCCAGGATTAACCCAACCTCACAACACTCAACCAACCTAAACCCAAACCCCATCCTCAAAACTCAACTATAAACCAATCTGACCAGTAAACAAGAGTTAATGCCCAACCTCCAAACTCAACCCACTGTATTAATACCCTGctctagcctagtggttagagcgttgggccagtaaccgaaaggttgctggatcgaatccccaagctgacaaggcagttaacccactgttccctgggcgctgaagatgtggatgtcgattaaagcAGCCCCCTGGacctttctgattcagaggggttgggttaaaagcggaagacacatttcagttgaaggcatt
The Oncorhynchus mykiss isolate Arlee chromosome 31, USDA_OmykA_1.1, whole genome shotgun sequence genome window above contains:
- the fgfrl1a gene encoding fibroblast growth factor receptor-like 1 gives rise to the protein MGHLWICLLICEIILLSDCARGPPHVAEKIAHRQTVRIGRTMKLQCPVEGDPPPLIMWAKDGRNIHSGWMRFRVLRQALRIKEVEAEDAGTFICKATNGFGSVNINYTLIVVEDASTGRDGAGTAGDPEYPTDLSGKLVRPRFTQPAKMRKRVIARPVGSSVRLKCTASGNPRPDIVWLKDNKPLTPEEVGEGRKKKWTLSLKNLTPENSGKYTCHVSNRAGEINATYKVEVIQRTNSKPILTGTHPVNTTVDYGGTTSFQCKVRSDVKPVIQWLKRVEPGDENKYNSTIEVGDHGFVVLPTGEVWSRPDGSYLNKLLITRAKEEDAGMYICLGANTMGYSFRSAYLTVLPDPKPQHTPIPTATSHSLPWPVIIGLPAGLVFILGTVLLWFCQSKRHCSSGGVVTAQALTALQRPPPRVPACPPSGDKDCLSYYMTQQQQLLLAQGGSGLVVPKVYPKIYTDIHTHTHSHMDGKVHQHQHIHYQC